A region of Drosophila mauritiana strain mau12 chromosome 3L, ASM438214v1, whole genome shotgun sequence DNA encodes the following proteins:
- the LOC117139210 gene encoding 39S ribosomal protein L15, mitochondrial, with protein sequence MAHLRETSDKALKLLRTLPRVQIGNLRPNPNSKQNDKRGRAQHGGDKHGAGNKGSGQRQNFMRLGYETGNQPFYLRFPYEPYYKGHHLKRQYPPISLLQLQVLIDTNRIDISQPIDISTLCNSGLLKLKPAEMEYGFQLTDEGLDNFQAKINIEVQHASEAVIAAIEKNGGVIRTAYYDPRSLHMLANPKKWFEKGVPIPSRMLPPQDAVDYYTDPKNRGYLANPEAISQDRLVLAQKYGYQLPKIEEDSAYEMLTTAKDPRQVFYGLEPGWLVNIVDKTIIKRKQ encoded by the exons ATGGCACACCTGCGGGAGACCTCGGACAAGGCGCTGAAGCTGTTGCGTACTTTACCGCGCGTTCAAATCGGCAATCTGCGACCAAATCCAAACTCCAAACAGAAT GACAAGCGCGGCAGGGCACAACACGGAGGAGATAAGCAtggtgcgggcaacaagggaTCCGGACAGCGGCAGAACTTCATGCGGTTGGGCTACGAAACGGGCAATCAGCCCTTCTACTTGAGATTCCCCTACGAGCCTTACTACAAGGGACACCACCTGAAGCGCCAGTACCCTCCCATTTCGCTGCTTCAACTACAGGTGCTCATCGATACGAACCGGATAGACATCAGCCAGCCCATCGACATCAGCACGCTGTGTAACTCTGGCCTCCTGAAGCTCAAGCCCGCAGAAATGGAGTACGGATTCCAGCTGACGGACGAGGGACTGGACAATTTCCAGGCCAAGATCAACATTGAGGTGCAGCATGCCAGCGAGGCGGTCATAGCGGCCATAGAGAAGAACGGCGGTGTAATCCGTACGGCCTATTACGATCCACGCAGCCTTCACATGCTGGCCAATCCGAAGAAGTGGTTCGAAAAGGGAGTGCCTATTCCGAGCCGCATGCTGCCTCCCCAGGATGCAGTGGACTACTATACGGATCCCAAGAATCGCGGCTACCTGGCCAATCCCGAGGCGATCAGCCAGGACCGCCTGGTGCTGGCCCAGAAATACGGCTATCAGCTGCCCAAAATTGAGGAAGATTCCGCCTACGAGATGCTTACCACTGCGAAGGATCCGAGGCAAGTATTCTATGGCCTGGAACCCGGCTGGCTGGTCAACATAGTGGACAAAACGATCATTAAGCGCAAGCAATAA
- the LOC117139207 gene encoding uncharacterized protein LOC117139207 isoform X2, whose amino-acid sequence MTCGKCRGHKERSVKCLIAALDTIKEHALMMQRDSEESARTIEQLKIHNEKLHKALDLLKERQASLVQAEKRRKLLPTKIKDDISPQPQSQNSLNMNIAISNIDLSDEEQEVEDDESITETETTARSPRKLRLPIRKTVIRDLENVQPSNVSAMGNSWTRKTPKNQGVLTKLSLTHKNNSLHLKQTRLKFEANRTSTSEKEVIEESPNLSTSLKRSRPQRSLLQRTDNTSVSNADVSLTITSNSTDKTIEPSFQLDMDEFKLDSSEHQILPPPNTPPGLKISNTSDSVVLLTPATQDIIFVNDTLEDVSKLGTMDVLAEIMKDDDDTCSSALRQYEKVMINQQKQTLPNAPKVESVIPISKAVKIEPISQPETDLGNESTKLPEDIEKYLMDIKEEDSRHSEEEFPRPILIKEEPELTVNERFNIECVECEKFINFMGSNLTDAKIKDYLAKCRHEDARSSTPPGFWNPHMVSFAEGDPRNEVLIDTRFWDQRLNK is encoded by the exons ATGACGTGTGGAAAATGTCGCGGTCACAAGGAGCGGAGCGTGAAGTGCCTTATAGCCGCCTTGGACACAATCAAAGAGCACGCCTTAA TGATGCAACGAGACTCAGAGGAAAGTGCGAGGACCATAGAACAGCTAAAGATCCACAATGAAAAGCTACACAAGGCCTTGGACTTGCTGAAGGAGCGACAGGCATCCTTGGTCCAGGCGGAGAAGCGCAGGAAGCTGTTGCCCACGAAGATCAAGGATGACATATCGCCGCAGCCGCAAAGCCAAAACTCCCTGAACATGAACATAGCCATCAGCAACATAGATCTCTCCGACGAGGAGCAGGAAGTGGAGGACGATGAGAGCATTACCGAAACGGAGACTACTGCCCGCAGCCCGCGCAAACTGCGATTGCCAATTCGGAAGACGGTCATCCGGGATCTGGAGAATGTGCAGCCGAGCAATGTTTCTGCGATGGGAAATAGTTGGACCCGCAAGACACCCAAGAATCAGGGAGTCCTTACAAAGCTATCACTCAcgcacaaaaacaacagcttgCACTTGAAGCAGACCCGCCTAAAATTCGAAGCAAATAGGACGAGCACCAGTGAAAAGGAAGTCATAGAGGAGAGTCCCAATTTGAGCACCAGTCTGAAGAGATCTAGACCGCAGAGATCTTTATTGCAGAG AACAGACAACACGAGCGTTTCAAACGCAGACGTCTCGCTTACCATCACCAGCAATAGCACAGACAAGACCATAGAGCCAAGTTTTCAGTTGGACATGGACGAGTTTAAATTGGACAGCTCGGAACATCAGATATTGCCCCCACCGAACACGCCGCCAGGCTTAAAGATCAGCAACACCTCGGATAGTGTAGTTTTATTGACGCCTGCGACCCAGGATATAATCTTTGTGAATGATACACTCGAAGATGTGAGCAAACTGGGCACCATGGATGTTCTGGCGGAAATTATGAAGGACGATGACGACACGTGCTCGAGTGCTTTAAGACAGTACGAGAAGGTTATGATTAACCAGCAGAAGCAGACCCTACCAAATGCCCCAAAAGTGGAGAGCGTCATTCCAATTAGCAAAGCCGTGAAAATAGAACCTATATCCCAGCCAGAAACCGATTTAGGCAACGAATCAACAAAACTGCCCGAGGATATTGAAAAGTATCTTATGGATATCAAAGAAGAGGATAGCAGGCATTCGGAGGAGGAGTTTCCGAGACCGATTTTGATCAAGGAGGAACCTGAGTTGACGGTCAACGAACGTTTCAACATCGAATGCGTCGAGTGCGAAAAG TTCATCAATTTTATGGGCTCAAATCTGACAGACGCGAAGATCAAAGATTATTTGGCCAAGTGCCGACATGAAGACGCTCGCAGCTCAACGCCGCCGGGATTCTGGAATCCACACATGGTGTCCTTCGCAGAAGGCGATCCACGCAACGAGGTTTTGATAGACACTCGGTTTTGGGACCAGAGATTAAACAAATGA
- the LOC117139207 gene encoding uncharacterized protein LOC117139207 isoform X3, with protein sequence MTCGKCRGHKERSVKCLIAALDTIKEHALMMQRDSEESARTIEQLKIHNEKLHKALDLLKERQASLVQAEKRRKLLPTKIKDDISPQPQSQNSLNMNIAISNIDLSDEEQEVEDDESITETETTARSPRKLRLPIRKTVIRDLENVQPSNVSAMGNSWTRKTPKNQGVLTKLSLTHKNNSLHLKQTRLKFEANRTSTSEKEVIEESPNLSTSLKRSRPQRSLLQRQHERFKRRRLAYHHQQ encoded by the exons ATGACGTGTGGAAAATGTCGCGGTCACAAGGAGCGGAGCGTGAAGTGCCTTATAGCCGCCTTGGACACAATCAAAGAGCACGCCTTAA TGATGCAACGAGACTCAGAGGAAAGTGCGAGGACCATAGAACAGCTAAAGATCCACAATGAAAAGCTACACAAGGCCTTGGACTTGCTGAAGGAGCGACAGGCATCCTTGGTCCAGGCGGAGAAGCGCAGGAAGCTGTTGCCCACGAAGATCAAGGATGACATATCGCCGCAGCCGCAAAGCCAAAACTCCCTGAACATGAACATAGCCATCAGCAACATAGATCTCTCCGACGAGGAGCAGGAAGTGGAGGACGATGAGAGCATTACCGAAACGGAGACTACTGCCCGCAGCCCGCGCAAACTGCGATTGCCAATTCGGAAGACGGTCATCCGGGATCTGGAGAATGTGCAGCCGAGCAATGTTTCTGCGATGGGAAATAGTTGGACCCGCAAGACACCCAAGAATCAGGGAGTCCTTACAAAGCTATCACTCAcgcacaaaaacaacagcttgCACTTGAAGCAGACCCGCCTAAAATTCGAAGCAAATAGGACGAGCACCAGTGAAAAGGAAGTCATAGAGGAGAGTCCCAATTTGAGCACCAGTCTGAAGAGATCTAGACCGCAGAGATCTTTATTGCAGAG ACAACACGAGCGTTTCAAACGCAGACGTCTCGCTTACCATCACCAGCAATAG
- the LOC117140497 gene encoding uncharacterized protein LOC117140497 gives MLHMEIIEFGRRRTMWRSLLDRLELDAEDRQCLERLQQPAERSTDKSFTPKVSLRYQPAIVPSFLSIGIAVTICLGTALAAPQSSCIMCDKEDLRPRLPPYSDSYEEYTFDHQVTQQAALESIQKFNGSRGQNNACSSIKCPPNTPKYCLGGQFINDHCWCELQHREEGLPYVPHVCFADQKVHTSSVESCFTFVQVKECCCAEIWIKKWRHISGSSRGQHVPNVLVLLLLNLLSAFSILSCRRRRRIFCQS, from the exons ATGCTGCACATGGAAATCATCGAATTCGGACGACGTCGCACGATGTGGAGGAGCCTTTTGGATCGCCTCGAACTGGACGCAGAGGATCGTCAGTGCCTCGAGAGATTACAACAGCCGGCGGAAAGATCCACCGATAAGAGCTTCACGCCAAAGGTCAGTCTGCGTTATCAGCCCGCGATCGTCCCATCATTCCTGTCCATTGGGATTGCGGTGACTATCTGCCTGGGAACTGCCCTCGCCGCTCCGCAATCCTCCTGCATCATGTGCGACAAGGAGGACCTGCGACCACGACTTCCTCCCTACAGCGACAGCTACGAGGAGTACACCTTCGACCACCAGGTGACCCAGCAAGCGGCCCTGGAGTCCATTCAGAAATTTAATGGCT CCAGAGGTCAGAACAATGCCTGCAGTTCAATCAAGTGCCCACCAAATACACCAAAGTATTGCCTAGGCGGTCAG TTTATCAACGACCATTGCTGGTGCGAACTGCAACACAGAGAAG AGGGCCTGCCCTATGTGCCCCACGTGTGCTTCGCGGATCAGAAGGTGCACACCTCCTCCGTGGAATCCTGCTTCACATTCGTCCAGGTCAAGGAGTGCTGCTGTGCTGAGATCTGGATCAAGAAGT GGCGACACATTTCCGGCAGTTCTCGTGGCCAGCACGTGCCAaatgtgttggtgctgctttTATTGAACCTGCTTTCTGCATTCAGTATACTCAGCTGCCGAAGAAGGAGGCGAATATTTTGCCAAAGCTAA
- the LOC117139209 gene encoding 4-hydroxyphenylpyruvate dioxygenase → MTSYTDKGTKPEAGKFLSFDHLTFYVGNAKQAASYYTTRLGFEPLGYQGLETGERRFAKHAVRQNKIVFVFVSAYTPDDEEHGLHLMRHGDGVKDVAFEVEDLNAIFTLAVSRGAEVVRDIWEESDDQGFVRFATIKTYGDTTHTFVERNGYAGDFLPGFQRSPKDVLLNGLPSTKLNFIDHVVGNQPDLQMESVASWYERILQFHRFWSVDDSQIHTEYSALRSIVMANYEETVKMPINEPANGKKKSQIQEYVEYYGGGGVQHIALNTDDIIEAVSNLKARGTEFLTIPSSYYEILQEQLSHSRTKIKEDMEVLKKLNILIDFDENGYLLQIFTKNCQDRPTLFLEVIQRYNHNGFGAGNFKSLFTAIEIEQAKRGNL, encoded by the exons ATG ACCAGCTATACTGACAAAGGAACCAAA CCTGAAGCCGGCAAATTTCTAAGCTTTGATCACTTGACCTTCTACGTTGGCAACGCCAAGCAGGCGGCCAGCTACTATACCACTCGACTGGGCTTCGAACCACTTGGCTATCAGGGATTAGAGACCGGGGAGCGACGCTTCGCCAAGCATGCCGTGCGCCAGAACAAGATCGTCTTTGTGTTCGTCTCCGCCTACACGCCGGATGACGAGGAGCATGGACTCCACCTGATGCGCCACGGCGACGGTGTCAAGGATGTAGCCTTCGAAGTGGAGGATTTGAATGCCATTTTTACGCTGGCCGTGTCCCGCGGAGCCGAAGTGGTCCGCGACATCTGGGAGGAGAGCGATGATCAGGGATTCGTGAGATTCGCTACCATCAAGACG TACGGCGACACTACCCACACTTTCGTGGAGCGCAATGGTTACGCTGGAGATTTCCTGCCTGGATTCCAGCGGTCGCCCAAGGATGTCCTTCTAAACGGATTGCCCTCCACAAAGCTGAACTTCATTGACCACGTGGTGGGCAACCAGCCGGATCTGCAGATGGAGAGCGTGGCCTCCTGGTACGAGAGGATCCTGCAATTCCACCGCTTCTGGTCGGTGGACGACTCGCAGATTCACACGGAGTACTCTGCCCTGCGGTCCATCGTGATGGCAAACTACGAGGAGACGGTGAAGATGCCGATCAATGAGCCAGCCAATGGAAAAAAGAAGTCGCAGATCCAAGAGTACGTGGAGTACTACGGCGGCGGTGGTGTCCAGCACATTGCTCTCAACACGGATGACATTATCGAGGCGGTGAGCAACCTGAAGGCTCGAGGAACCGAGTTCCTGACAATTCCATCCTCGTACTACGAGATCCTTCAGGAGCAGCTCTCGCACAGCCGCACCAAGATCAAGGAGGACATGGAGGTCCTGAAGAAGTTGAACATTTTGATTGACTTCGACGAGAACGGATATCTGCTGCAGATCTTCACGAAGAACTGCCAGGACAGGCCGACCCTCTTCCTGGAAGTTATCCAACGCTACAATCACAAT GGATTTGGCGCTGGCAACTTTAAGTCCTTGTTCACGGCCATTGAAATTGAACAAGCTAAGCGAGGAAACTTGTGA
- the LOC117139207 gene encoding uncharacterized protein LOC117139207 isoform X1, protein MTCGKCRGHKERSVKCLIAALDTIKEHALMMQRDSEESARTIEQLKIHNEKLHKALDLLKERQASLVQAEKRRKLLPTKIKDDISPQPQSQNSLNMNIAISNIDLSDEEQEVEDDESITETETTARSPRKLRLPIRKTVIRDLENVQPSNVSAMGNSWTRKTPKNQGVLTKLSLTHKNNSLHLKQTRLKFEANRTSTSEKEVIEESPNLSTSLKRSRPQRSLLQSCRTDNTSVSNADVSLTITSNSTDKTIEPSFQLDMDEFKLDSSEHQILPPPNTPPGLKISNTSDSVVLLTPATQDIIFVNDTLEDVSKLGTMDVLAEIMKDDDDTCSSALRQYEKVMINQQKQTLPNAPKVESVIPISKAVKIEPISQPETDLGNESTKLPEDIEKYLMDIKEEDSRHSEEEFPRPILIKEEPELTVNERFNIECVECEKFINFMGSNLTDAKIKDYLAKCRHEDARSSTPPGFWNPHMVSFAEGDPRNEVLIDTRFWDQRLNK, encoded by the exons ATGACGTGTGGAAAATGTCGCGGTCACAAGGAGCGGAGCGTGAAGTGCCTTATAGCCGCCTTGGACACAATCAAAGAGCACGCCTTAA TGATGCAACGAGACTCAGAGGAAAGTGCGAGGACCATAGAACAGCTAAAGATCCACAATGAAAAGCTACACAAGGCCTTGGACTTGCTGAAGGAGCGACAGGCATCCTTGGTCCAGGCGGAGAAGCGCAGGAAGCTGTTGCCCACGAAGATCAAGGATGACATATCGCCGCAGCCGCAAAGCCAAAACTCCCTGAACATGAACATAGCCATCAGCAACATAGATCTCTCCGACGAGGAGCAGGAAGTGGAGGACGATGAGAGCATTACCGAAACGGAGACTACTGCCCGCAGCCCGCGCAAACTGCGATTGCCAATTCGGAAGACGGTCATCCGGGATCTGGAGAATGTGCAGCCGAGCAATGTTTCTGCGATGGGAAATAGTTGGACCCGCAAGACACCCAAGAATCAGGGAGTCCTTACAAAGCTATCACTCAcgcacaaaaacaacagcttgCACTTGAAGCAGACCCGCCTAAAATTCGAAGCAAATAGGACGAGCACCAGTGAAAAGGAAGTCATAGAGGAGAGTCCCAATTTGAGCACCAGTCTGAAGAGATCTAGACCGCAGAGATCTTTATTGCAGAG TTGCAGAACAGACAACACGAGCGTTTCAAACGCAGACGTCTCGCTTACCATCACCAGCAATAGCACAGACAAGACCATAGAGCCAAGTTTTCAGTTGGACATGGACGAGTTTAAATTGGACAGCTCGGAACATCAGATATTGCCCCCACCGAACACGCCGCCAGGCTTAAAGATCAGCAACACCTCGGATAGTGTAGTTTTATTGACGCCTGCGACCCAGGATATAATCTTTGTGAATGATACACTCGAAGATGTGAGCAAACTGGGCACCATGGATGTTCTGGCGGAAATTATGAAGGACGATGACGACACGTGCTCGAGTGCTTTAAGACAGTACGAGAAGGTTATGATTAACCAGCAGAAGCAGACCCTACCAAATGCCCCAAAAGTGGAGAGCGTCATTCCAATTAGCAAAGCCGTGAAAATAGAACCTATATCCCAGCCAGAAACCGATTTAGGCAACGAATCAACAAAACTGCCCGAGGATATTGAAAAGTATCTTATGGATATCAAAGAAGAGGATAGCAGGCATTCGGAGGAGGAGTTTCCGAGACCGATTTTGATCAAGGAGGAACCTGAGTTGACGGTCAACGAACGTTTCAACATCGAATGCGTCGAGTGCGAAAAG TTCATCAATTTTATGGGCTCAAATCTGACAGACGCGAAGATCAAAGATTATTTGGCCAAGTGCCGACATGAAGACGCTCGCAGCTCAACGCCGCCGGGATTCTGGAATCCACACATGGTGTCCTTCGCAGAAGGCGATCCACGCAACGAGGTTTTGATAGACACTCGGTTTTGGGACCAGAGATTAAACAAATGA
- the LOC117140496 gene encoding uncharacterized protein LOC117140496 has protein sequence MTTPLQTRMALAEIPDRLEALRMANTPTNSNRRTPDEPTPAAIINTPNANGGLGLRVDNDVNVVQAQDFVFSPLPSPDELVIRQRGRRRFTTTFSPDKVNGGGSAGGGASGGSSMRSPFQRTPTKNFQLTSGMILRSSPRKRLTMGSTPPEPTPMDTYSPIKMATTKQLWPGTPIVKKLKLEDRPVGQTNKDATLPSLLQGLSQEQLIDLIMNNIKSASDEGEIRTQLPTPDISALEQELHHAKRLIFKSLPTSRLCKKTDAAAYSKASMHLNEFKRVLQSQAKRLHDSTHWDALVDYVSMAWQCVASTPNWESHAHNAVRRQCFKLLACSCYAAIKHGGMRLGQLRLETLERNLREWSKDYEDVLSCVNALQRTLNSRSSL, from the exons ATGACGACCCCGCTGCAGACACGAATGGCGCTGGCCGAGATTCCCGACCGCCTGGAGGCGTTGCGTATGGCCAACACACCGACGAACTCCAATCGCCGGACTCCGGATGAGCCGACTCCGGCGGCCATCATAAACACGCCGAACGCTAACGGAGGACTGGGACTGCGGGTGGATAATGATGTGAACGTGGTGCAGGCCCAGGACTTTGTCTTCTCGCCACTGCCCTCACCAGATGAGCTGGTCATTCGGCAGCGTGGTCGCCGGCGCTTTACCACAACATTTTCGCCGGATAAGGTCAACGGAGGTGGTAGCGCAGGTGGAGGTGCCAGCGGTGGTTCCTCAATGCGTAGTCCTTTCCAGCGCACGCCCACCAAGAACTTTCAACTAACAAGTGGCATGATCCTGCGCAGCTCCCCCCGCAAACGCCTGACTATGGGCAGCACTCCGCCAGAGCCCACACCAATGGATACCTACTCGCCCATCAAGATGGCCACCACCAAGCAGCTTTGGCCGGGAACACCAATAGTAAAGAAGCTGAAACTGGAGGATAGACCTGTGGGGCAGACGAACAAAGATGCGACGCTACCATCCCTGTTGCAGGGTCTATCGCAGGAGCAACTAATCGATTTGATCATGAATAACATCAAAAGTGCCAGTGATGAGGGAGAGATACGAACGCAGCTGCCCACGCCAGACATAAG CGCTTTGGAGCAGGAGCTGCACCATGCTAAGCGGCTCATCTTCAAGTCCCTTCCCACCTCCCGACTGTGCAAGAAAACCGATGCGGCGGCCTACTCCAAGGCGTCGATGCATCTAAACGAATTTAAGCGCGTGCTGCAATCGCAGGCCAAGCGCCTGCACGACTCCACTCACTGGGACGCCCTGGTGGACTACGTATCCATGGCCTGGCAGTGCGTGGCTAGTACGCCCAACTGGGAGAGCCATGCCCACAATGCGGTTCGCCGGCAATGCTTCAAGCTGTTGGCGTGCTCCTGCTATGCGGCCATTAAGCACGGAGGAATGCGATTGGGGCAGCTGCGACTGGAGACACTGGAACGCAATTTGCGCGAATGGTCCAAGGACTATGAGGACGTGCTGTCCTGTGTGAACGCCCTGCAGCGTACGCTCAACAGCCGTAGCAGCTTGTAA